A genomic window from Pseudomonadota bacterium includes:
- a CDS encoding type IV pilus secretin family protein — MDYAFNLGKRKLLSILFLTIAVICAFALIPELGAEEKEVISLQSGAQEEVELRFQTSHRNEIVYEIFTLDNPARLVIDFPNAFYKAPDTDVDAWLQHSGYKRLRFVNHPEKARIVLDSSFSTLSPFSIQSRGRELRLLLKPVETEETLPAASEKSARNNPGSKASGVEHMLSNPNLPITVDFKGTDIQNVFRFLAEINHLNVVMGDDVNGTVTLRLKDVPWKQVMNIVLKTRQLGMEQDHNVIRIAPLEVFNKEHLAREERKRTLAESRKTEEDIQPTTMKILKVNFASIDEVADKIRNTITSDRGKVETDPRTNSLIINDIQDRIIRAENLLRELDEPVRQVMIEAKIVKVERRSARELGVQWGGAWNNRSNDRYYGLSGNNTLGNTGLPAVGDGASPDLASSYAVNLPATSLNSGIGLIFGKIDKYNLNVKLSAMQGRGDAHILSSPKVLALNQHSARIGQGQEIPYQTTSQEGTTTEFKKAELSLEVTPTITNNAMVSMEVVVSKDSKGENTPDGPAINTQTITTSLLLSDGETAVVGGIIESSKSKDNDSVPVLGHIPLFGWLFKHDYSDTEQTELMIFITPKIIK; from the coding sequence ATGGATTACGCCTTTAATTTAGGCAAAAGAAAGCTTTTATCAATTCTTTTTCTGACCATTGCCGTAATCTGCGCTTTCGCCTTGATTCCTGAACTTGGGGCGGAGGAAAAAGAAGTTATTTCCCTGCAGTCCGGGGCACAGGAGGAAGTTGAATTACGCTTTCAAACCAGCCACCGGAATGAAATTGTCTACGAAATATTCACCCTGGACAATCCGGCCCGCCTGGTTATTGATTTTCCGAACGCCTTTTACAAAGCGCCCGACACCGACGTCGACGCATGGCTACAACATAGCGGATACAAGCGCCTGCGTTTTGTCAACCACCCGGAAAAAGCCAGAATCGTCCTTGATTCCAGCTTTTCCACCCTGTCGCCATTCAGCATACAGTCCCGGGGCAGAGAACTTCGACTGCTGCTGAAACCGGTCGAAACTGAGGAAACCCTCCCTGCTGCTTCCGAAAAATCCGCACGCAACAACCCCGGAAGCAAAGCTTCCGGGGTTGAACACATGCTGTCCAATCCCAACCTGCCGATCACGGTAGATTTCAAAGGAACCGACATTCAGAATGTTTTTCGTTTTCTCGCCGAAATCAACCACCTCAATGTAGTCATGGGAGATGATGTCAACGGGACCGTAACCCTGCGTCTGAAAGACGTCCCCTGGAAACAGGTCATGAATATTGTCCTGAAAACCCGGCAACTGGGCATGGAACAGGATCACAATGTGATCCGCATTGCCCCGCTTGAGGTCTTCAACAAGGAACATCTGGCCAGGGAAGAGCGGAAACGGACTCTGGCAGAAAGCCGTAAAACCGAAGAAGATATTCAGCCAACAACGATGAAAATTCTGAAAGTCAACTTCGCCAGCATTGATGAGGTCGCCGATAAGATCAGAAACACGATCACCAGCGACCGCGGCAAGGTGGAAACCGATCCGCGCACCAACTCGCTGATTATCAACGACATTCAGGATCGAATTATTCGAGCCGAAAACCTGTTGCGCGAGCTTGATGAACCGGTACGGCAAGTCATGATTGAAGCCAAGATCGTAAAAGTCGAGCGCAGATCAGCCCGTGAACTGGGCGTGCAATGGGGTGGGGCCTGGAACAACCGCAGCAATGATCGTTATTACGGCCTTTCTGGCAATAATACCCTGGGCAATACCGGTCTGCCGGCGGTCGGAGACGGCGCCAGTCCAGATTTAGCCAGCTCTTACGCAGTCAATCTGCCGGCCACCAGCCTGAACAGCGGTATCGGTCTAATCTTCGGCAAAATCGACAAATATAATCTTAACGTCAAGCTTTCGGCCATGCAGGGCCGGGGCGACGCCCATATTCTTTCCAGCCCCAAGGTTCTGGCTCTAAACCAACATTCGGCCCGCATCGGACAAGGGCAGGAGATTCCCTATCAGACCACCTCTCAGGAAGGAACCACGACTGAGTTCAAAAAGGCGGAATTAAGCCTTGAAGTAACCCCGACGATCACCAACAACGCCATGGTCTCCATGGAAGTCGTCGTCAGCAAGGACTCCAAGGGTGAAAACACCCCCGACGGACCCGCCATCAATACCCAGACCATTACCACGTCACTGCTGCTTAGCGACGGCGAAACCGCGGTGGTCGGCGGGATTATCGAAAGCAGCAAGAGCAAAGATAATGACAGTGTTCCGGTGCTCGGCCATATTCCTCTGTTTGGCTGGCTGTTCAAACATGACTACAGCGACACCGAGCAAACTGAACTGATGATCTTCATTACACCGAAGATCATCAAATAA
- a CDS encoding pilus assembly protein PilO, with protein sequence MADLNFAFLHSYSPLKRCFMLLGILLVLAALFVYFAYLPKRKEAEKLERQLKEARVKLHQTQQIAAQLPDFENEFANLTMAFKKALNKLPDNKEIPALLLKITKLGKDAKLSFNLFQPLAIRAKDFYAEVPIDIEVSGSYHAVGNFFSQICAMPRIVNINNFSLGNYQADSDGGNILKTRFQAVTYTFIEQPATPDSKPTKKKK encoded by the coding sequence ATGGCTGACCTGAATTTTGCATTCCTGCATAGCTATTCACCCCTCAAGAGATGTTTCATGCTTTTGGGAATACTATTAGTGCTCGCCGCGCTTTTTGTCTATTTCGCCTATCTGCCCAAGCGGAAAGAGGCCGAGAAACTGGAACGCCAACTAAAGGAAGCCCGCGTCAAACTACATCAGACCCAGCAGATCGCAGCTCAATTACCGGATTTTGAAAATGAATTCGCAAACCTGACCATGGCCTTTAAAAAGGCTCTCAATAAACTGCCTGACAACAAGGAAATACCGGCCCTGCTGCTGAAAATCACCAAACTTGGCAAAGACGCGAAACTCAGTTTCAATCTTTTCCAGCCCTTGGCTATCAGGGCCAAGGATTTCTATGCCGAGGTTCCAATCGATATTGAGGTATCCGGAAGCTATCATGCGGTCGGAAATTTTTTCAGTCAGATCTGCGCCATGCCACGCATCGTCAATATTAATAATTTCAGCCTCGGCAACTATCAAGCAGACTCCGATGGCGGTAATATTTTAAAAACTCGTTTTCAGGCCGTAACCTACACTTTTATCGAACAACCGGCGACTCCGGACAGTAAACCGACTAAAAAAAAGAAATAA
- the pilM gene encoding type IV pilus assembly protein PilM, with translation MLFSKNKTLLGLNIGSGYIKIVELKDSGAVYTLKNFGMAALPEDAIVDGTIMDTSAVVSAIKNLSANLRIKKKRVCTSISGHAVIIKKISLPKVDENTIEETIYQEATQHIPYDISDVNLDFQILGPSQDSPENMDIILVAVKKETINDFLLLVEEAGLVPVVVDVDTFALENIYEHNYEHSPDKFVALVDIGANLTCLNIVDNGVTRFSRNLTAGSRMITEQLQKKFSLSYEKAELLKLGCPDHSIGDNRVVIPAITESFFPLINEITKVLDFFHNSTAGKRIDKIMLSGGGVRTFNLLESLEKSLGIKTEIIDPFRNIIIPEKLFDLEYIKEIAPLAAVATGLALRKDEAVQR, from the coding sequence ATGTTATTCAGCAAAAACAAAACCCTGCTGGGTCTGAATATCGGTTCCGGCTACATCAAAATAGTTGAGCTGAAAGACTCCGGCGCAGTCTACACCCTGAAGAATTTCGGCATGGCGGCTTTGCCGGAGGATGCCATCGTTGACGGCACGATCATGGATACCAGCGCCGTCGTCAGCGCCATTAAAAATTTGTCCGCCAACCTCAGAATCAAGAAGAAAAGAGTCTGCACCTCGATCTCAGGCCACGCGGTCATAATAAAAAAGATTTCCCTCCCGAAGGTCGATGAAAACACCATCGAAGAAACCATTTATCAGGAAGCCACCCAGCACATTCCCTACGATATCAGCGACGTCAATCTTGATTTCCAGATTCTCGGCCCCTCCCAGGACAGTCCCGAAAACATGGATATTATCCTGGTCGCCGTCAAAAAAGAGACGATCAACGACTTCTTGCTGCTGGTCGAAGAGGCCGGGTTAGTTCCGGTTGTGGTCGACGTCGATACCTTCGCGCTCGAAAATATCTATGAACATAATTACGAGCACAGTCCCGACAAGTTTGTCGCTCTGGTGGACATCGGCGCCAACCTGACCTGCCTGAACATCGTCGATAACGGCGTCACCCGTTTTTCCCGCAATCTTACCGCTGGCAGCCGCATGATCACAGAACAACTGCAAAAGAAATTTTCTTTGAGCTACGAAAAGGCTGAGCTGCTTAAACTAGGTTGCCCAGATCACTCAATCGGCGACAATCGAGTTGTCATACCGGCCATCACCGAATCATTCTTTCCCCTAATTAACGAAATCACCAAAGTGCTCGACTTTTTTCATAACTCGACCGCCGGAAAACGCATCGACAAAATCATGCTTAGCGGAGGCGGGGTCCGGACCTTTAACCTGCTCGAATCCCTGGAAAAAAGCCTGGGCATCAAAACAGAAATAATCGATCCTTTTCGCAATATAATTATTCCGGAAAAACTTTTCGACCTTGAATACATCAAAGAGATCGCACCGCTGGCGGCAGTGGCTACCGGACTTGCCCTGCGCAAGGATGAGGCCGTACAAAGATGA
- the ybgF gene encoding tol-pal system protein YbgF — protein MKSYSRHTVYLLFLLPAFLAGGCVSTDQPQEHQALIRRLTNVEQQQAALTRRTSNELQKLNADTGIRLDNLERELRLLSETVEDSLSRPVETKSSEQIQFEAALKAYEERLQKIEKAAGISTTAAAADSPLPANPQPVPTILPQPQPGAREKALYDDAYASFKKGDLKTAQDKFNKFISAFPNSSYKVNAQFWIGECFYKAKDYAEAIIKYDEIIAKHPDHPKAPSALLKQGFAFLELGDATDGKLILEKVIANYPESEQAEIARRKLSQ, from the coding sequence ATGAAATCGTATAGCCGTCACACAGTTTATCTGCTTTTTTTGCTGCCGGCATTTCTCGCCGGTGGATGCGTCAGCACGGATCAGCCCCAGGAACACCAGGCCCTGATCCGACGCCTGACCAACGTAGAACAACAGCAGGCCGCCCTAACCCGGCGAACCTCCAACGAGCTGCAGAAACTTAATGCCGATACCGGTATTCGTCTTGACAACCTCGAAAGGGAGCTGAGGCTTCTGAGCGAAACCGTCGAAGACAGTCTGTCCCGGCCGGTAGAAACCAAAAGCAGTGAACAGATTCAATTTGAAGCTGCTCTCAAAGCCTATGAGGAACGTCTGCAAAAGATCGAAAAAGCTGCAGGTATTTCCACAACGGCAGCGGCCGCGGATTCTCCTCTCCCGGCGAACCCGCAACCCGTTCCCACGATCTTGCCTCAACCCCAGCCCGGAGCCCGGGAAAAGGCCCTCTATGATGATGCCTACGCCAGCTTCAAAAAAGGTGACCTAAAAACCGCACAAGATAAATTCAATAAATTCATCTCCGCCTTTCCGAACAGCAGCTACAAGGTAAACGCCCAATTCTGGATCGGCGAATGTTTCTATAAAGCCAAGGACTATGCCGAAGCGATAATCAAATATGATGAAATCATCGCCAAGCATCCCGATCACCCCAAAGCACCCAGCGCTCTACTGAAGCAGGGTTTTGCTTTTTTAGAATTAGGGGATGCCACTGACGGCAAGCTTATCCTGGAAAAGGTTATCGCCAACTACCCCGAGAGCGAACAGGCCGAAATCGCACGGCGTAAACTGAGCCAATGA
- the pal gene encoding peptidoglycan-associated lipoprotein Pal, giving the protein MKAAKVVLALVLTAFLMFAVTSCTCKPGDLEEEKISQPETLSTPSVISSQMEQSEIARPATIASASIKVGDRAVDLGDRIFPIYFDFDRSELSGEARETLSELAQWLKNNPSIVLRVDGHCDERGSNEYNLALGERRASSAKKYLVYLGIAPERLETMSYGEEKPSCTEANESCWSRNRRDDFTIIAR; this is encoded by the coding sequence ATGAAAGCGGCAAAAGTAGTTCTGGCCCTGGTCCTGACGGCATTTCTAATGTTTGCGGTTACCAGTTGCACCTGTAAGCCCGGCGATCTTGAAGAAGAGAAAATAAGTCAGCCGGAAACGCTCAGTACGCCATCGGTAATTTCGTCGCAAATGGAACAGTCCGAGATTGCCAGGCCAGCAACGATTGCCTCCGCGAGCATCAAGGTCGGCGATCGGGCAGTGGACCTCGGCGATCGGATCTTCCCCATCTATTTTGACTTCGATCGCTCCGAGCTCAGCGGCGAAGCCCGCGAGACCTTGAGTGAACTGGCCCAATGGTTGAAAAACAACCCGAGCATCGTCCTTCGCGTCGACGGCCACTGTGACGAACGTGGCTCGAATGAATACAACCTGGCCCTGGGCGAACGGCGGGCATCCAGCGCGAAAAAATACTTGGTCTATCTCGGCATCGCCCCGGAACGTCTGGAAACCATGAGTTACGGTGAGGAAAAACCTTCCTGCACCGAGGCGAATGAAAGCTGCTGGAGCCGGAATCGGCGCGATGATTTCACTATTATCGCGCGTTAA